From the Daucus carota subsp. sativus chromosome 8, DH1 v3.0, whole genome shotgun sequence genome, one window contains:
- the LOC108197457 gene encoding organelle RRM domain-containing protein 1, chloroplastic yields the protein MVTSLLSSPPTSISITHKLNHWVFTPNITYHPKLIKYNSSSSFPQNKTLFCSTIVNAISTQLASNASRSTHQRHWTVVMDTPPTMLNSRPEIIDYYVQTILTVLGSKKDAEMCIYDASCDTHFGFCCDVDEELAREIARLPGVLSVRPDLDFHIVRKDSSYYKVQLNPRSGSFNESSCLVPLNNPKHWLVRTEKPLVGVMEKPQVVDYYVQILANILGNVKDAQMCMYNVFWQSNFGFCSVLDGACAHELAGVPGVLSVEPDEKWDDDNIYSGGESVLQSSDSADVLSTGQMISVGTKKLFVTGLSFYTSEKTLREAFQGFGELVDVKIIMDKISKRSKGYAFIEYTTEAAASTALKEMNGKIINGWMIVVDVAKTNPPKYSRDRR from the exons ATGGTAACAAGTCTTCTCTCTTCCCCACCAACATCTATAAGCATTACCCACAAATTAAATCACTGGGTTTTCACTCCCAACATCACATATCATCCCAAGTTGATCAAATACAACtcctcttcttcttttcccCAAAATAAAACACTCTTCTGCTCTACCATAGTTAATGCAATTTCAACACAACTTGCTTCTAATGCATCACGCAGCACCCATCAGCGCCACTGGACAGTTGTCATGGATACACCTCCAACAATGCTTAATTCAAGGCCAGAGATTATTGATTATTATGTCCAAACTATACTTACAGTTCTGGGCAG TAAAAAAGATGCTGAAATGTGTATATATGATGCTTCTTGTGATACCCATTTTGGGTTTTGCTGCGACGTTGATGAAGAATTGGCCCGAGAAATAGCAC GTTTACCTGGGGTACTATCAGTTAGGCCAGACCTAGATTTTCACATTGTTAGAAAGGACTCCAGTTATTACAAGGTTCAACTGAATCCACGATCAGGCTCTTTTAATGAAAGTTCATGCTTAGTGCCTCTAAACAATCCAAAACACTGGCTAGTTCGCACAGAGAAACCATTGGTTGGGGTCATGGAAAAACCACAAGTGGTTGACTATTATGTTCAAATATTAGCAAACATTCTGGGAAA TGTTAAGGATGCCCAAATGTGTATGTATAATGTATTTTGGCAATCCAACTTTGGGTTCTGTTCTGTACTAGACGGTGCTTGTGCACATGAATTAGCAG GTGTTCCTGGAGTTCTATCTGTCGAGCCAGATGAAAAATGGGATGACGATAATATATATTCTGGAG GTGAAAGTGTGTTACAGTCTAGTGATTCTGCTGATGTGTTATCAACGGGACAAATGATCAGCGTAGGGACAAAAAAGTTGTTTGTTACCG GTCTATCTTTTTATACATCTGAAAAAACTTTGCGAGAAGCATTTCAAGGTTTTGGTGAGCTTGTTGATG TAAAAATCATAATGGACAAGATTTCCAAGAGGTCTAAAGGATATGCATTCATAGAGTATACTACTGAGGCAGCAGCGAGTACAGCCCTGAAAGAAATGAATGGAAAG ATCATTAATGGTTGGATGATTGTAGTTGATGTTGCCAAGACTAATCCACCAAAGTACAGTAGGGATCGACGATAG
- the LOC108199021 gene encoding GDSL esterase/lipase At5g08460, producing the protein MAGALLFSMMIITITITITILLTFLKPTHSGKTTTIFSSTSFSSNNHYNVPALFVIGDSSVDSGTNNFLGTLARADRLPYGRDFDTHRPTGRFSNGRIPVDYLAMRLGLPYVPTYLGQTGSVDDMVHGVNYASAGAGLIFTSGSELGQHISFTQQVQQVTDTFQQFTLNMGEVVAADLISKSLFYISIGTNDYIHYYLRNVSSVQSLYLPWKFNQFLVQTMKKEIENLYIANVRKVVVAGLAPIGCAPYYLWQYRSRNGKCVQMINDMITEFNFAVRYMVDGLNQKLQDADIIFCDIFEGSMDIIKNHDRFGFNVTTEACCGLGRYKGVITCMTPEMSCKNASNHIWWDQFHPTDTVNAILADNVWSSMHTKMCYPESLQEMLARKTK; encoded by the exons ATGGCTGGTGCTCTCTTGTTCAGTATGATGATCATCACCATCACCATCACCATCACCATCTTGTTGACGTTTTTAAAACCAACTCACTCTGGCAAAACAACAACCATCTTCTCTTCtacttctttttcttcaaacaATCATTACAATGTTCCAGCTCTCTTCGTAATCGGAGATTCCTCCGTCGATTCCGGCACCAACAATTTTCTCGGCACTTTAGCTCGCGCTGATCGTCTTCCTTATGGCCGTGATTTCGACACCCACCGGCCCACTGGCCGCTTTTCCAATGGCAGAATTCCTGTTGATTATCTTG CAATGCGTCTTGGCCTGCCTTATGTGCCCACTTATCTTGGCCAAACCGGCTCTGTCGATGATATGGTCCATGGCGTCAATTACGCTTCTGCGGGTGCTGGACTAATTTTTACTAGTGGATCAGAACTG GGCCAACATATATCCTTTACGCAGCAAGTTCAGCAGGTTACAGATACTTTTCAGCAGTTCACACTCAACATGGGCGAGGTCGTAGCAGCTGATCTTATTTCAAAGTCGCTGTTTTATATTTCCATCGGTACTAATGACTACATACACTACTACCTCCGTAATGTGTCCAGTGTGCAGTCACTGTACCTACCTTGGAAATTCAACCAGTTCTTAGTACAGACGATGAAGAAGGAGATTGAG AATTTGTATATTGCAAACGTGAGGAAAGTGGTGGTGGCAGGACTGGCTCCTATTGGTTGTGCTCCTTACTACTTGTGGCAGTATCGTAGTAGGAATGGAAAGTGTGTCCAGATGATAAATGACATGATAACAGAGTTCAACTTTGCTGTGAGATACATGGTTGATGGACTCAATCAAAAGCTACAAGATGCTGATATTATTTTCTGTGATATCTTTGAAGGTTCCATGGACATAATCAAGAATCACGATCGCTTTG GTTTTAATGTCACAACAGAGGCTTGCTGTGGATTAGGTAGGTACAAGGGTGTAATTACGTGCATGACACCTGAAATGTCCTGCAAAAATGCTTCTAATCATATCTGGTGGGACCAATTTCATCCAACGGATACTGTCAATGCCATACTGGCAGATAATGTGTGGTCTAGCATGCACACGAAAATGTGCTACCCTGAAAGCTTGCAGGAAATGCTAGCTAGAAAGACTAAATGA
- the LOC108199791 gene encoding probable serine/threonine-protein kinase PBL16, whose amino-acid sequence MGNCSCGFSPSIYRISANAKSESPEDCCTSTPKESNEERKLPTNPEEVEYLRRSSGTNPLIVFTYDELKTVTSNFRQDNMLGGGGFGSVYKGFITDDKNEELEPIPVAVKVHDGDNSYQGHREWLAEVIFLGQLSHPNLVKLIGYCCEDEYRVLVYEYMARGSVENNLFSRVLLPLPWSIRMKIAYGAAKGLAFLHEAEKPVIYRDFKTSNILLDKDYNAKLSDFGLAKDGPVGDKSHVSTRIMGTYGYAAPEYIMTGHLTPRSDVYSYGVVLLELLTGRKSLEKSRPPREQNLTDWALPMLKEKKKLLNLVDPRLEGDYPVKAFQKGAMLAYHCLNRNPKARPLMRDIVDSLEPLQVPCDIGAEKTGVTVIIKNPNAVSGEEVAQKA is encoded by the exons ATGGGCAACTGCTCTTGTGGCTTCAGCCCATCAATTTACAGAATTTCTGCAAATGCAAAGTCTG agTCTCCTGAAGATTGTTGCACTTCAACACCAAAGGAGAGCAATGAAGAAAGAAAGCTTCCCACGAATCCGGAAGAAGTCGAATACCTACGACGCAGTTCAGGGACAAATCCGTTAATTGTGTTTACATACGACGAATTGAAGACAGTCACCTCAAACTTTAGACAGGATAATATGTTAGGTGGAGGAGGATTTGGAAGTGTTTACAAAGGGTTTATTACTGATGATAAAAATGAGGAACTTGAGCCAATTCCGGTTGCTGTTAAGGTCCATGATGGTGACAATAGTTATCAAGGGCACAGGGAATGGCTG GCTGAAGTCATATTTTTGGGTCAACTTTCACATCCAAATTTGGTTAAATTGATTGGTTACTGCTGTGAGGATGAGTATCGTGTTCTAGTATATGAGTACATGGCTCGAGGTAGCGTGGAGAACAATCTATTTTCAA GAGTTTTGCTTCCACTTCCCTGGTCTATCCGTATGAAGATAGCATATGGTGCTGCAAAAGGCCTTGCATTCCTTCATGAAGCTGAAAAACCTGTCATCTACCGTGATTTTAAGACATCTAATATTCTGCTGGACAAG GACTACAATGCAAAGCTTTCTGACTTTGGACTTGCAAAGGATGGGCCAGTAGGCGATAAATCTCACGTTTCTACTCGAATAATGGGAACATATGGATATGCAGCACCGGAATATATCATGACAG GTCATCTGACTCCCAGAAGTGATGTTTACAGCTACGGTGTTGTTCTTCTCGAGCTCCTAACAGGAAGAAAATCTTTGGAAAAATCCCGACCGCCTCGTGAGCAAAATCTTACTGATTGGGCGCTCCCTATGCTCAAAGAGAAGAAGAAGTTGCTTAACCTCGTTGATCCTAGGTTAGAAGGGGATTATCCAGTTAAAGCATTTCAGAAGGGAGCTATGCTAGCTTACCATTGCTTAAACCGCAATCCTAAAGCAAGGCCACTAATGCGAGATATTGTTGATTCCCTGGAACCTTTGCAGGTTCCTTGTGATATTGGTGCTGAAAAAACTGGTGTAACTGTTATAATAAAGAATCCAAATGCAGTATCTGGAGAAGAAGTTGCACAGAAAGCATGA